GTTACGATTAATTTGCCTAACGATGCTACCGAAGAGTTGGTTGGTGCTTTGTATTTAAAAGCATGGGAAGTGGGTTGTAAAGGAGTGACAGTTTATAGAGATGGTTCGCGTTCAGGTGTGTTAATTGCTAATGAAGAGAAAGAAGATAAGCAGCAGGAATCGTTGACATCATTTCCTATCAAGCGTCCACAAAGTTTGGAGGCTGATGTCGTTCGTTTTCAGAATAGCAAAGAAAAATGGATTGCCTTTATAGGGTTAATTGATGGTAGACCATATGAAATTTTTACAGGTTTGGCCGATGATGAGGATGGTATTCTACTACCGCGTTGGGTGAATGAAGGTGTTATCATCAAAAACAGAAATGAAGATGGAACCTCGCGTTACGATTTTCAATATAAAAATATTAGAGGTTATAAAACCACTATAGAAGGCTTGTCTCATAAGTTCGACCCAGAGTTTTGGAATTATGCCAAATTAATCTCAAGTACGCTTCGTCATGGGATGCCAATCGATAAAATAGTTGATTTAATTAATAGTCTGCAGCTAGATACAGCATCTATAAACACTTGGAAAAATGGTGTGGGGCGTGCGTTGAAGCGCTATGTGGAAGATGGAACACAGGCCAAAGGACATGTGTGCGATAGTTGTAAGTCTGAAAACTTAATATACCAAGAAGGCTGCTTAACCTGTAAAGATTGTGGGTCTTCTAAGTGTGGATAGTAAGTTTTGGAATTAGTAAAAATAGGAAGTTGATTTTAGAATTGACTTCCTATTTTTTATTTAATTCAAAGTGCCAGCGGATAAGTATTTGTAATCTTCTAATTCTTTTAAATCATTAATTAGTTTTGTACAGCCGTTTTTTATTAAGTAAATAGAGTCTGAAATATCAACGATATGGTTATACATATGGTCGGTAATTATTATAGCTTTTTTATTTTTTTCTTCTTCAATAAGTGTTTTTATTTTTTCAATATGTAATGGTGATAAATGTGAAAAAGGCTCATCCAATAAAATGATTTTCTTATTGCTTTTTAAGACTATATAAGTTTCTATTAATCTGCGTTCTCCTCCAGATAGTCTATTGAAATGAATGTTTTTGTTTAGATGAAACATTTCAAAAGCGTTAACAAATCCTGCCCAAGGAATATTAAATAATTTGAAAGCAGTCTTCAATTTAACATTGTTTGGTATAAAATGATGCTGAGGTAAATAGGTAACTTGATTTGTTAGGTATAATGGTTTTAATATGGGTTTATTGTCTATTCTAACTAGTTTGTATTTTGATTTTAACGAACCAAAAATAATTTTTAAAAAACAGCTTTTGCCACTGCCATTGCTTCCTAAAATACCAGTGATTTTTCCTGTTTCAGATTTCAAATAAACACCACTTAAAATACATTTATCTTTAAAATAAAGTTCAATGTTGTCTATTTCTATTATCATACAAACTCCTTAAAGATTAGCAAAAATGGAATGCTTAGTATGGCATCAATACAAAATAATAATGCGAATAATTTAATTGATGAAATTCCCATGTTATGGTAGAAAACTAATTTTCGTTTTATAGTATTTTCATTAGTTAAATACCAAATTAAAATAAGCATCAATAATTTAACAAAAAGCACTGGAATAATGTCATAATCCATAAAAGAAAGGAGGGTGTTAATCCCAAATGACCATATAATAAAGGGTCTGTAAAAAATGAATAATGAAAATAATTGCTGCATGATATTAGTAGTAACGTTAAAAGTTATAAATTATTCTGAAATTATATTGAATTGAAATAAACCTGGCTGTTAAAAATTCATAATTTATCGTATTTTTGCTCCACAATTTAAAAGGTAGATGTTAGACAAATTACAAATAGTAAAGCAACGTTTTGATGAGGTGAGCGATTTGATTATCCAACCAGATATCATGACCGACCAAAAACGATACATTGCATTAAATAAAGAATATAAAGATCTTAAACTTCTTATTGATAAACGAGAGGAATACATTGAAGTTACTAATAATTTAGCTGAAGCTGAAGATATTATTTCTGAAGGAGGGGATGCTGAAATGGTTGAAATGGCTAAAATGCAGTATGAAGAAGCCAAAGATCGAATTCCTAAGTTGGAAGACGAAATCAAAGTTCTTTTAATACCTAAAGATCCCGAAGATACTAAAAATGCTGTAGTGGAATTACGTGCAGGAACTGGTGGTGATGAAGCGAGTATTTTTGCCGGCGATTTATTTAGAATGTACAGCAAATACTGTGAAAGTAAAGGTTGGAAGGTTGATACAGTAGATTTTAGTGAAGGAACAAACGGTGGTTTTAAAGAAATCCAGTTTGAAGTTACTGGTGAAGATGTGTACGGTACTTTAAAATTTGAAGCAGGCGTACACCGCGTACAACGTGTGCCGCAAACGGAAACACAAGGACGCGTGCATACTAGTGCAGCAACGGTTATGGTGTTTCCAGAAGCGGAAGAATTCGATGTAGAAATAAATCCAAAAGAAGTTAGAATCGATTTTTTCTGTTCTTCAGGTCCTGGTGGTCAGTCTGTAAATACTACTTATTCAGCAGTGCGTTTAACGCATATTCCAACGGGATTAGTGGCACAATGTCAAGATCAAAAATCGCAACATAAAAATAAGGAAAAAGCATTTAAAGTATTGCGTTCTCGACTTTATGAAATGGAATTGGCTAAGAAAAATGAAGCCGATGCAGCAAAACGCGGTTCGATGGTAACATCTGGAGACAGAAGTGCTAAAATTAGAACGTATAATTACTCACAAGGGCGGGTAACCGATCATAGAATTGGTTTAACGTTATACGACTTGTCAAATATCGTAAATGGCGACATACAAAGAATTATTGATGAATTACAATTAGCTGAAAACACTGAAAAGTTAAAGGCGAATAGTGATTTGATTTAATCCCTATCAGACTCTTTCCCAAAGGGAAAGACACTCTTGTATTATAAAAAACGTTTAAAATAAATTAAAATAGTGATTTTGTATTTAAATCTTTAGGGTTTGAGGTATGATTAATCACATAACAGTTTCCTCTTTTGGAGGATTGAGGAATGACAACAAACCAACTTATCTCGGAAATCAAAAAAAAACAATCCTTTCTATGCATTGGGTTAGATGTCGATTTAAATAAAATACCACAGCATCTTTTAAAAGAAGAAGACCCTATTTTTGCTTTTAATAAAGCAATCATAGATGCAACACATCATTTATGTGTTGCCTATAAACCAAACACCGCCTTTTACGAAGCCTATGGTTTAAAAGGTTGGAAAGCTTTAGAAAAAACGATCCGTTATATAAACAAAAACCATCCAGAAATTTTCACGATAGCCGACGCTAAACGTGGTGATATAGGGAATACTAGTACCATGTATGCGAAAGCTTTTTTTGAAGATTTAGCATTTGATTCGGTTACTGTAGCACCGTATATGGGGAAAGATTCTGTCGAGCCTTTTTTAGCTTTTGAAGACAAACATACCATTCTATTGGCATTAACCTCAAACGAAGGCGCTTTCGATTTTCAAACGAAAACAGTAGATGGGAAAGAGTTATATAAACAGGTGTTAGAAACTTCAAAAACTTGGAAAAACTCTAAAAACTTAATGTATGTTGTAGGGGCTACAAAAGCAGAATATTTAGCAGATATTAGAAATATTATTCCTGATAGTTTTTTATTGGTTCCAGGAGTTGGTGCACAAGGGGGTAATTTACAAGAGGTTTGCAAATATGGAATGAATGCCCAAGTTGGTTTGCTAATCAATTCTTCAAGAGGCATTATTTATGCTTCCAAGAATGAAGATTTTGCACAAGTTGCAGTCACCAAAGCCTTAGAACTTCAGCGTGAAATGCAAGTTATTTTATCTAAATAGTAATTATCCGTTTACAGTTTGTGAGTAGTCTACCTTATGGATGTCTTCCACAAAGTTCGAAATTATTTTTTCAATTTCTTTTAAACTCATTAACTTATTTAAGTTGGGTTTAATTTTGCCAACTTTACAAAAATGTGGACTCATAGCTTCTTTTTTGTATAAATTACGGAAGTTTGTCAGTTTTGGATGTGACTAAAAAGTTAAAGAATTAATAAAAAAAAGAAGAAATTAAAATTTCACTTGATTTCTTGAAAAATACCGGAGTGTATTTAGTTTGTTAAGTAAACGCATAGCTCGAAATTCTGCAACATCGCTAAGCTCTGAATCTGTTTGACGGAAATTATATGCTTGTTCCATCAGCTCTTTATATTGCTCATCGAGTTTTTTTTGACGATTTGTTATGATATCATTAGCGCTCATATATACGTCTGATTAACAGATAACTAAATATACATTTTTTATTCAGAAATGTGATGATATATTTAATTTATTTTTCAAACACTAAAAAAAAATGAGTAAATAAGTCTATTTTTAGTCTTGTAGAGCAAATACTTTTTTCAATAAATCTGTAGTTCTAGACGATAAATTGTTACGAATTTCTTTTTCTTCAACGGCAATCATTGTGTAAACACCTTTTAAGGCTTCACCAGTAACATAATCTGTTAAATCAGGATTTACATCAGAAGTAAAAGGAATGCTGTTATATTTATTTATAAGATTACTCCAAATTTCATCAGCTCCCACTTTACTAAATGAATTTTTTATTACAGGATTGAATTTAGCATATAATGCAGTTTGGGTTTTACCGTTTAGATATTGGGTTGCTGCATCATCGCTACCAATTAATATGTTTTTTGCATCTGCAAATGTGATGCCCTTAACAGCGTCAATAAATATTGGAGTAGCTTCTTTTACAGCATCTTCGGCAGCTCTATTAAGTGCTTTTAAACCTTCATCTGCTAATTTGCTTAAACCAATATCTCTAAGACCTTTATCTACTTTCTGTAATTCTTCGGGTAATAAAATTTTAACCAGATTGTTTTTATAAAATCCATCGGTTTGCGTTAATTTTGCAACTTGTTTTTCAATTCCAAAATCTAAGGCTTGTCTTAAACCTGCAGCAATTTCATCATTTCCAAGACCAACTCCTTGTGGTAATTGATTAACAACTTGTTGTAATTCTGCACAGGCAGTAAGATTTAAAACTAAAAGGAATAATGAAATTTTACGAATCATGGTTTTTGAATTTGAGGTTCTTAAGATGGTAAATATAAGTAATTAAGAGAAAATAATAGTTTTATTATTATAAACCATTACTTTTCTATTGGTATGTAGTTTAATGGCATTAGCCAATACTATTTTTTCTAAATCGCGTCCTTTGGCAATTAAATCTTCGATAGAATGTGAATGAGACACACGGGTAACACCTTGGTCTATAATGGGGCCAGCATCTAGTTCTTCGGTGACATAATGACTCGTAGCTCCAATAATTTTTACGCCGCGTTTAAATGCCGAGTGGTATGGTTTGGCACCCACAAATGCAGGTAAAAACGAATGGTGTATGTTAATTATTTTGTTAGGATACTTGGTAATTAATTTTTCAGAAATAATTTGCATGTACCTTGCTAAAACAATAAAATCAATTTTATATTTTTCTAATAGTGCCAATTGTTGTTGTTCAGCTTCTTGCTTGGTGTCTTTGGTTACAGGAATGTGATAAAACGGAATTTTAAAACTATCTGCAATTGGTTTTAAATCTAAATGATTACTAACTATAAAAGGTATTTCTAAATTAAGTTCACCAGAATTGTAACGCCCTAATAAATCGTATAAGCAGTGGTCGTATTTAGAAATAAACAAGGCCATTTTAGGTTTTCTAGCCGACGAATAAATACGCCATTTCATTCCAAATTTTCCAGCTAAATTGTTTTTAAATGCTTCTTTAAATTTATCGGCGGTAAAAGATTCATGAATAAATTCGCTTTCTAAACGCATAAAAAAAATATTTTGCTCTCTATCAACATGTTGGTCTATATACACAATATTACCTTGTTTTTCAGCAACAAAATTGGTTACAGAAGCAATAATATTTGGACGGTCTTTACAATGAATTAGAATAGTAATCTTTTGCATTTAATTAAAATGATTTAAGTTCAAAATTAACTTAAAAATTAGATACGTATCAGGTGTGATTATAATTTTAGATAATCGTTTGTAAATGCTTGATTTTTTTGAATATTTCGTAAATTTGAGCTATGTATACTAATATATTTTCAAAATGATGTCAATAGAACCTTATAAACCAAAACATAAAGTTAGAATTGTGACTGCGGCATCCTTGTTTGATGGACATGATGCTTCTATAAATATCATGCGTCGTATTATTCAGGCAACTGGAGTAGAAGTGATTCACTTAGGGCACGACAGAAGTGTGGAGGAAGTAGTAAATACCGCCATTCAAGAAGATGTAAATGCGATTTGTTTGACTTCGTATCAAGGTGGACACAATGAGTATTTTAGATATATGTTCGATTTGTTGAAGGAAAAAGGGGCAGAACATATAAAGATTTTTGGCGGCGGCGGCGGCGTTATTTTACCATCTGAAATTAAAGAGTTGATGGATTATGGGATTACCCGTATTTATTCACCAGACGATGGTAGAGGAATGGGGTTACAAGGTATGATAAATGATTTGGTTGAAAAATCGGATTATCCCACTCCAGATTTCCCTAAAGATGAAAATGTTTTGCAATCCCTTAAAAACAAGAATGTAAATACTATTGCTCGATTAATTTCATTTGCAGAAAATAGACATGATGAATTTGAAAAAAGCTTTTCCCCTTTAGTGAAAACGGGAAAGGGGGATGTACTAGGAATTACAGGAACTGGTGGTGCTGGAAAATCAAGTTTGGTAGATGAGTTAGTGCGTCGTTTTTTAATTGACTTTCCTGAAAAAACAATCGGAATTATTTCGGTAGATCCCTCAAAACGAAAAACAGGGGGAGCACTCTTGGGTGATAGAATTCGCATGAATGCTATTAATAATTCGCGAGTTTATATGCGTAGTTTAGCAACTCGTCAATCAAATTTAGCGCTTTCAAAATATGTGCATGAGGCTATTGAAGTGTTGAAAGCTGCGGAATACGATTTAATTATTTTAGAAACATCAGGAATCGGACAGTCGGATACCGAAATTATAGAACATAGCGATGTATCATTATATGTGATGACACCAGAATTTGGTGCTGCAACCCAATTGGAAAAAATTGATATGCTCGATTTTGCCGATTTGGTAGCCATAAATAAATTTGACAAAAGAGGATCTTTAGATGCGTTGCGTGATGTGAAAAAGCAGTACATGCGCAATAATAATCTTTGGGATGCCCCTCAAGAGCAACTGCCAGTTTTTGGAACTATAGCTTCACAATTTAACGACCCTGGTATGAATACGCTTTACAAGGCAGTTATTGATAAGTTAGTTGAAAAAGCTTCGGCAGATTTAGAATCAACATTCACTATTTCAGATGAAATTAGTGAGAAGATTTTTGTTATTCCGCTAGCAAGAATTCGTTATTTATCTGAAATAGCAGAGAATAACCGAGCGTATGATGCTAAAGCTAACAAACAAGTTGAAGTGGCTCAAAAACTCTTTGGTATTTATAAAACTATTGAATCTGTTTTAAACGTCATTGCGAGTGTAACGAAGCGATCTTTTCTTGATAAGTACGGCATTAATAATGATGAGATTCTAATCTATTCAACTGCCGAAAACAAAGAGTTTATTAAATTATTAGTATCAGAATTCGATCGTGTCAAACGAAACCTTGATCCTTATAATTGGGATATTATAACGAGTTGGGAAGACAAGATAAATAGGTATAAGAACCCTGTGTACAACTTTAAAGTTCGTGATAAAGACATAGACATTAAAACACATTCAGAGTCACTTTCTCATTTACAAATTCCAAAAGTAGTCCTACCTAAATATCAAGCTTGGGGTGATGTTTTAAAATGGGTACTACAAGAAAATGTGCCAGGGGAATTCCCTTACACATCAGGATTGTATCCTTTTAAAAGAACAGGTGAAGACCCAGCACGTATGTTTGCAGGCGAAGGCAGTCCCGAGCGCACCAATAAACGATTTCATTATGTAAGTGCAGGTTTACCAGCAAAACGTTTGTCTACCGCTTTTGATAGCGTGACGCTTTATGGAAACGATCCTGATTTACGTCCGGATATCTATGGAAAAATTGGTAATGCAGGGGTAAGTATTTGTTGTTTAGACGATGCTAAAAAATTGTATTCGGGTTTTAATTTGTTTGATGTTATGACGTCGGTGAGTATGACCATCAACGGACCTGCTCCCATGCTTTTAGGGTATTTTATGAATACAGCTATAGATCAACAATGTGAAATTTATATAAGGGAAAATAATTTAGAAAAAGAAGTTGAAGATAAAATAACAAAACTTTATAAAGGTAAAAAGCGACCCAAATACAATGGAAAATTACCAGAAGGAAATAATGGTTTGGGTTTGATGCTTATAGGTGTTACTGGTGATCAAGTGTTACCTGCTAAGGTATACCACAATATAAAAACAAAAACCATAGCCCAAGTTCGTGGAACTGTACAAGCTGATATTCTAAAAGAAGACCAAGCGCAAAACACCTGTATATTTTCAACAGAATTTGCACTGCGTTTAATGGGCGATGTTCAGGAGTATTTTATTGAAAATAATGTGCGTAATTTTTATTCGGTGTCTATTTCGGGCTATCATATTGCTGAAGCGGGTGCAAATCCTATCACGCAATTGGCTTTAACCTTATCGAATGGGTTCACTTATGTGGAATATTATTTAAGCCGAGGCATGGATATTAATAAATTTGGCCCCAATTTATCTTTCTTTTTCTCAAATGGCATTGATCCTGAGTATGCTGTTATTGGTCGTGTAGCCCGCAAAATTTGGGCAAAAGCTATGAAGTTTAAATATCAGGCAAACGAACGAGCTCAAATGCTTAAATATCATATTCAAACATCTGGTAGGAGTTTGCATGCTCAGGAAATCGATTTTAATGATATTCGCACTACACTACAAGCACTATATGCTATATACGATAATTGTAATTCACTACATACCAATGCTTACGATGAGGCGATTACGACGCCAACCGAAGAGTCGGTGCGCCGGGCTATGGCAATTCAGCTAATTATAAATAAGGAATTAGGATTGGCTAAAAATGAAAACCCAATTCAAGGTTCGTTTATTATTGAAGAATTAACCGATTTGGTAGAAGAAGCAGTGCTTTTAGAATTCGATAGAATTACCGAACGCGGCGGTGTTTTAGGTGCTATGGAAACCATGTACCAACGTAGTAAAATACAAGAAGAAAGTTTGTATTATGAAACCATGAAACACAATGGTGCTTTCCCTATAATTGGTGTAAATACCTTTTTAAGCAGTAAAGGTTCTCCAACAGTATTACCTACGGAAGTTATTAGAGCTACAGAAGAAGAAAAACAGTTTCAAATAAAAACATTGGAAAATCTTCATGAAGCACATGATACCACATTACTTTTGAAAGACCTTCAGCAAAAAGCAATTCATAATGAAAATATTTTTAAAGCTTTAATGGAAGTTTGTAAAGTTTGTTCATTAGGGCAAATCACGAATGCCCTATTTGAAGTAGGGGGGCAGTATCGGAGAAATATGTAAACAAAAATAACCTGTCTCGAATTTTTTTAGAAATATTTTTAGGTAATCACTTTGAGAAAAAGAAACTTTTTTGCAGAAAATGCATCTTTTTAAATGTTTGTACGTCTATTATATGAACTTTAAAAACATATATATTATGAAAAATAAAAAATGCACTTGTATTTGCGAAAGCTGTAAAAACGGTCAATGTAAAAATTGTACATGTGAAAACTGTACATGCAGTGATTGTAACTGTTAAGTTTAATTTAATTTAAAGATAAACAGTGTTTATTTTAGTAAATTTATGCTAAAGTAAACACTGTTTTTATAATTGTAGTTATGCAAACTCAAGACATTTGGAAAACGTATTCAAACGATATCAAACACTTTATATTTAGTAAGGTGAAAGATGCCGTTGTAACAGATGATTTGCTTCAAGAAACTTTTATAAAAGTACACACCAAGTTAGATACTTTAAAAGATGAAGATAAATTAAAGTCGTGGTTGTTTGCAATTGCTAGATATACAGTTCTGGATTATTTTAGAAACAATAATATAACCTATGAAGTTACAGAAGTAGATATGACTTTTGATGACCAAAAGTTAGATCATACCAAAGAAGATTGTCTAAGAGGTATTATTAAAAGTTTACCTAAAAAATATAGAGCACCTTTGTTTTTATCGGATATTAAAGGAATAAAACAAGCTCACATATCAGAACAATTACAATTGCCGTTGCCTACTATAAAATCTCAAATACAACGCGGTAGAAAATTAATAACCCAAGGCTTTATAGATTGCTGCGATTTTAAAGTGAATGATGCAGGTTATCTTATTGGAGAGATTAAAGATAAAGAGGATTGTAAAATGTGTCATTAGTAATTTAATTCTATTAAATTAAGCCACAAATACAGGTTTTTCTAATTCAATAATTAATGCGATGAACAAACTTTTTTAATAGAGTTTTTCATCGTTTTTTTTTGCAAATTAAAACCACTTATAGACGTATGTAAACCCTTGAGCTAATATTTTTTAATAAATTTTTTGCTTGTCAATTCCCATTGTAATTTTACCATGTTTAAGTTAATTATTAAACACAGTTTACCCAAATAATTAAAATTAATTATCCATGAAAACAACACTTAAATACAAATTCCAACGACAATCTGAAAATCATTTAGATTGGTTAATAAACTTTATTAAATCTGAAAGATGTTTTGAAATAGAAGCGACTTTAATAAACAATAATAGCGCACTATTCTTAGATTAAAAAACAAGACTCTCACTTGTTTTTTAGAATCCTTGTATTAAAATACAGGGATTTTTTTTGTTTTATTATAAGCAGTAGTGTACTATTAATCTATTAATTATAAAGTTAACATCCAACTACGTTGTAATTGTTTAAACTTTTTTAATTCGCTCCGTAAAATAGGTAAGAAATCTTTTCCGTTGCTGTTAGAATGCTCCAAACGATACGAATTTTTATAAAGCATGTTTGTAAGTCGTCTTAAAGACGCAATGTGTTTGTGCTTTCTATCAGTATAGCGTTCCAATTCTGCATTAACAATCTCTGGAGCTAATGATACAGATTGCTGAACAATATCGCCAGAAAAATAAATATGAGTATCTTCAGAACCATCTTTTTTTAAAGAAGACAAATCATGATTTAAATACATATAAATGCTTTGAGATAAGGCAAATATCTCAATAGCTTTTTTATATATCGGTAATTCCGATAGGTTTGATGGGGTATTAGATAACATATTCTTTTTTTCTTAGCAACTGTACCAAAATTACTCACAAGTATTCATAAACTACTTTTTATTTTAAAGTAAATGAGTATATTTACTTTAAATTTTAATTTATTACAACCAATTATCTTTTAATATGAATTTAGATGCACTTAATTGGAAGATTTTGAAGTGTTTGCAAGAAAATGCACGACTATCTAATGCCGAAATAGGTAGGCAAGTGGGTATTAGTTCGCCAGCGGTTTCAGAACGTATAAAAAGAATGGAAGATGGAGGAATTATATTGGGGTACAAGACCGTAGTGTCTCCATTAGATATGGGGTATCAATTAAAAGCCATTATAACCTTGCATGCATTTATTGGTAAGTTGAAACCTTTTTTAGAGAAAGTTAAAACCTTCGATGAAGTTTTAAATTGCTATAGAATTACTGGCAATGAAAACATCGTTATGGAGGTGCTTTTAAAAAACCAAAAACACTTAGAAACTTTTATAGACCAACTTATTGTTTATGGTGAAACTAAAACACAAATAGTACTATCTCATGTAACACGTTACAAAGAAGTGAAGCCAGTAAAATAAAATTACAACAGTCGTTTTAAGTTTAAATTTCGATTTAAAACAAATAAAATGATGGCGCAAATAAGTGCAATTAGAGATATTATATACCATGTATTATCAAATCCAAGTGCGGCAGTCATTTGTAAACCTGCATTATGTCCAAAAATATGCGCAATAGAAAACGACATGGAATACAATGCCATATACTCTCCTTGATTTCCTTTTTTAGCTCTATTTACTGCAAAAGCATTAGAAAAGGGAAAAGCAATCATTTCACCAATGGTCATTAAAAGCATGCCAACTACTAAAATTCCAGACCAGGTTGTGAAATTTAATATCAGTAAGCTTAAGCCGGTTAAAATAGCACCAAAAAACATCAATCCTAGTTTTGTGTATTTAGTGTTTTCTAGCCACTTGATTAAAGGCATTTCAAATATAAAAATAAGAAAACCATTGAGTCCTAAAATAAGCCCAATTTGAAGCTCGCTAAGTGCATGAACATCTTTGTAGTAAATCGTTATGGTTGAGAAATATTGTAAAAATACGATACCAAACAATACCATGGCTACGAGAAATATCATAAACGCGTAATCACTATATGCCGAAACAGGACTTTTATTTTCAATAGCATCTAAAATTTTTGCTTTTTTAGGATGTAATACTTTAATCATCAATAAAGTAGCAATAATGCATGTAATACCATCAACCCAAAACAAACCAGTGTACCCGAGTGCTATAATTATAAGTCCACCAATGGCTGGTCCCGCTGAAAATCCTAGGTTTATCGCTAAGCGTATCAATGTTAGCGAACGTATTTTGTTTTCAGGTTTACTATAAGCATTTAAAGCCACAAACATAGCGGGTCTAAAAGCATCTGCAACAAGCATTACAATAAAAATACCAATACAAATTGATACAAATGTATTTAAAAATTGTAATACAATAAATAAAAT
The genomic region above belongs to Mariniflexile litorale and contains:
- a CDS encoding Lrp/AsnC family transcriptional regulator — translated: MNLDALNWKILKCLQENARLSNAEIGRQVGISSPAVSERIKRMEDGGIILGYKTVVSPLDMGYQLKAIITLHAFIGKLKPFLEKVKTFDEVLNCYRITGNENIVMEVLLKNQKHLETFIDQLIVYGETKTQIVLSHVTRYKEVKPVK
- a CDS encoding sigma-70 family RNA polymerase sigma factor, whose protein sequence is MQTQDIWKTYSNDIKHFIFSKVKDAVVTDDLLQETFIKVHTKLDTLKDEDKLKSWLFAIARYTVLDYFRNNNITYEVTEVDMTFDDQKLDHTKEDCLRGIIKSLPKKYRAPLFLSDIKGIKQAHISEQLQLPLPTIKSQIQRGRKLITQGFIDCCDFKVNDAGYLIGEIKDKEDCKMCH
- a CDS encoding MFS transporter, translating into MKKLFNNYINTFKGLSEEIWWLALITLINRAGTMVIPFLSLYLKDNLHFSISQVGWVMSAFGLGSVVGSWIGGKLTDKIGYYKVMVRSLLTTGILFIVLQFLNTFVSICIGIFIVMLVADAFRPAMFVALNAYSKPENKIRSLTLIRLAINLGFSAGPAIGGLIIIALGYTGLFWVDGITCIIATLLMIKVLHPKKAKILDAIENKSPVSAYSDYAFMIFLVAMVLFGIVFLQYFSTITIYYKDVHALSELQIGLILGLNGFLIFIFEMPLIKWLENTKYTKLGLMFFGAILTGLSLLILNFTTWSGILVVGMLLMTIGEMIAFPFSNAFAVNRAKKGNQGEYMALYSMSFSIAHIFGHNAGLQMTAALGFDNTWYIISLIALICAIILFVLNRNLNLKRLL